DNA sequence from the Deltaproteobacteria bacterium genome:
TCTACTCGTTTACCGTTTAAAAGGGTTGATTTCCTTTCTTTGTATTAATTTATCTTAAGTGAAGACGATTTCTATAATATTGCCGGCGTAGAATGAGGAAGAGGGCGTTGTCGAAACCATAAGGAGCGTTCCTCTACAAAAGCTGAAAAATGCAGGATATGATGTGGAAATTCTGGTTGTAGACGGTGGGAGTACCGATAATACAGTTATGCTGGCAAAAAAGGCGGGTGCGCGGGTGATCTCTTCTGATCGAGGATACGGGAAACAATACAAAGTAGGCCTACAGATGGGAAACGGGGATATCATTGTAACGGGAGATTCTGATGGCACCTATCCTTTTGAACATATAATGACCTATGTTCGTTATCTTGAGGATAATAGCATTGGTTTTATTACTATCAACCGGATGGATCAAATGGACAGCGGTGCAATGCATTTTTCCAATAAGATCGGCAATGTGGTGCTTACCTTTTTTACAAATTTACTCTTTGGGTTGCGATTAAAGGATTCACAGAGCGGTATGTGGATCCTGCGGAGGACAGTTCTGGAAAAATTAAACCTGAAATCTCATGGTTTTCCCTTCTGCCAGGAGTTTAAGATAGAAGCATTCCGGAAAGTCAGGAGCATTGAACTTAGTGGGAGCTACAAGAAACGTCTCGGCAAGTCAAAATTGCGAAAGAGTAGAGATGGAATTGGTAATTTATGTGCATTATGTAAGAAGCGGCTGGAAATTACCATAATGGGGGAATAAATTGTTAGAAATATTCTTTAGGCTACATGAAATCATAGAATAAGGAAATGTATTTTAGCTGCTCTTCCTCCTGCAATGCCTTTTTATTATCGATAGCCTTATAAATATCAATTAATTTCATCCGGGGTATTCTCTGACCGGAATTGATTTCGAGTGACCTTTCATATGCCTGAATAGCTTTTTCCCTTTGCCTCAGATACAGCAACAAATCCCCCAGGAGTTCGTACTTGGCGGCTGCTGTAAAGGAATCATCAGGGATCTTATCAAGATAAACGTTTCCCATTTGGATATTCCCTTTTGAGTAATATTTCTCTGCCAGGGCGAGGTTGGCAAAAGACGAAAAGGGTTTATTCATGTCCGATGATCTCTTCCAGTAGGGAATGGCTTCATTTTCAAAACCTTTTGAATCAAGAATGATGGCATGGGTGTTATAGTAAGCAGTCACATCATCGGTTGCCTTTACGGGAATGAATTCAATAATCAAAAATGCCATGATGATTGCACACGATATGCCCGCCTGCCGGTATAATCTCTTCTTAAAAAATGAAAAAAGATTACTGATACCAATGGCGGCAAAGGGGATCATGATTACCAGCAAGGGAAGCCTGTATCTTGCGTTTGTGTAAAAGACAATCAGTGTCAATCCATACAGACCGGAAATGGTACCGAGAGCCCATGCCTTTCTGTAATGAAGACTGTATGCAATACCTGCCATGCCAAGGGGAAGGATACACCAGAAGTTGAAAAAGGGAAGTTTGAAAAATGCCACAAAATTACTGACAAAGGGGATGTGGTAATGGTCACAGGCCTCGAATTGATTAAACAGGACGAGCGTCTTCTGCCATAATTTCCAGCCAAATGCAACAGGATATTCCATTGCCGTGTTAACGACTTCTCTTGTCCAGTAGTGAGAAGCCTCTACGGGGGAAAGCCTTTCCTTCGTCCTTTTGCCCGCTTCTATGGTAAACTGGACCCCCTGCTCAAAAGGTGATGATGACGCAAAGGGTACAGGCCGGTAATAAGGGTCAGGATTCCGCAGGTTGTTACCGAGGTAAAGATTGAAACCGGCCTGAGATGTTGTCAGGGTGAATTCCCCGGCGATCCTGTAGTTTCGGATCATGAATGGCGATAAAGCGACAGCCATGCCTGCGATATAGATGGCTAGGCTGACAATGAGCAGCTTCTGAGAATTTCTGTCCCTGTAGAAATTCCATAGAATGATCAGGGGCATCACCGGAATGATCAAAATGGCATTTGGCCGGACGTTTAGCAACAGCCCGGCGGAGAGACCAAGGATGCCAACTTTCATCAGTAACTTTTTGTTAAACCCCTCTTTTTCTTCTAAAAAGGAATGTGAAAGAGTATTGTTGAGAACTGACACAAATAGCCATACCATGAGAGCAAACAAGAAAACTTCGAGAGATGTCTTCAACGGGACGATACTGTAGAAAATAAAGGCTTGTAGAGGCAGGCGATCAGGCAGGATGCAAGGCCGATTGTCCGGTTTACCAATTCCTTACCGATGAGATAGATAAGCCAGCAGGTCAGAACCCCGAGGATGATATTCATTACCCTGACATAGAAGGCATCCGGTGATAACAACTTGTAGATCAGTGCCGTGATATACGCGGGGAGGGAGGGGAATTCATAGACCGATGTGGATGTAAACGTTCCATCGGCGATCCTTCTGGCCCATTCGTGATAGATTCTTTCATCCCATAAAAGGAAATAAAAATAGACGCTTCCTTTCAGGTCAACGAGGGCGACAATTCTTAAGATAAGGGCAAGGAAGAGGAAGGCGGATACAAATAAATGGGCGTATTGATCAGCGAAGGAAGCAATCCCGGTGGATGCTTTAATGTTATCGATACTCTGTCTGCGTTTTTTTCTTGCCATCAATCATCAGATGGGAATCGTAGAAAAGTTCACTGAATTGCAACAAAAGGGGGACTATTGTCCCCCCTTTGTTGCTGATGTTTTGTTCGGCTCTCTATTTAGTCCCCTGGAAGATTCCGTGGGCCTTACCACCTTCGCCATACATATTCCATCTCCCCCCGATGGCCTCGCCGTTTTTTCCATACACTGAACCGGAAGCTGATCCCGAGGCGCCAGAGGTCCCGTCGAGTGTCCATGTACCGCCGGTGTTAAGGTTGAAATGGCTTGTATTTCCGGAGAAAGAACCTGTCTCATTCGCAATAGAGGCACCATGCCCCCCTCCTGAAACAGAGAGGTTGAAATTGGATATACTCGGGCTTACGAAATTAACGCTGCAACTGAACGTTCCATTCATATCTGCGCCCCCTGATGAGGTCCAGTAGGTACCGTGGGCATTGCCGGAATACGTCGCGGAAAGGCCGATACCCTTCAGACTGGCCATCTGGGGATTCGTAGTGACATCCCCCCAGATGTAGTAGCCTTTATTGTCAAAGTAGTAATAGTAAGGGCTTATATTCACCGCCGTCGGCTGTGTCCACTGACCCCACTCGGTGTAGGCATTGTAGCCCAGTTCCGTTTTATTGATACCGTTAGATATTGCTCCGGAGGAAGTTTCGTATATCGTTAGATTAGTAATACTTGGTGAATTAGTGGTGAAGTTTTGCACAGTCATATTATCTGAAGCCCCACCGACCGTTACTGACGCCGCTGTATCAAAATTTTGGCGGTCGGATGAGGAAATGATATCATGCAGGTAATTCCCACCATATCCATAATTATACGTAACCAGGCCTGTCACATAGCCCACGTGCGTAGCGGGACGTGAGATAGTAAGGTTATTGGTGTTTTGATTCTGCGTGATACTGCTGGTGTCGATTGTCCCTGTTCCTATGCCATTACCGGTCCCCGTTCCTCCGGCTCCTCCGGTATCACCGGGGGTTGACCCTTCCGTACCCGCCTGGAAGCCCTGGGCCACACCGGGCGGTGTCGTAAATGAGCCGCCCAAACCGGCGCCCCCGGCGTTTAAACCCTGACCTTCGCCCAACGGCGTCGTCTGTCCTGTTATCGGTGAGGTCACCTGGATCTGTCCCTCAAAACAGTATACGTTTGTCTGATAATTCGGCTGGTTTGCCTGTGCCAGTTGACGAAATCCCGTATCCGATACGTCCGCTACGATGATCGGCAATGAGGCCGTCGGCTTTCCTTCCAGTTCAATAACCTCCACACCGAATTTGGTTCCCCTCACGCCGCATACAGCGGTCGGCGTTTCAACATTCATGGTGGAGCCCTTGTATTTAAACAGGCGCAACGAGTAATACATGGCTTTCCCCCTTACCATGTTGAACGTAGCGCTCTTTGTCTTCGCTATCCGGTTGTCGATAAATGATTTAATACCAACCTTCGCATTTTCGCCCATGGTAACAACATCTTCACCGTTGAGCCTGAACCGGCACCGGGAGGACTTCAAGGTGCAGACGACATCCTTTTCAAAGAGCTTGTCTCCCGGGGCGGCATAATAAGCTTGGCTCATATCTCCGCGGGCCACAACGACATGACCGACTACCGTGCGAATAAATCCTACTTCCTTTCCGGGAAAGCCGACGAAATAATCCCGTATGGTGACGTTTTTCAACTCTTCAGGGAGCTTCGCTTTCGATACCGCCCTGCCCCTGTTTGTGGCGGCATCTCCCGTGTAATTCAGGATCAACAATCCCATAGAGAAGAGTGTCAGGAAAAGAAACATTAACAATAGATGACGTTTCATCGAGTCCTCCTGATATGGTTAGAAATAACATCCAAGACTTACAGTGTACGTTTTCTTGTCGAACGTGTACAGTTCCGTATTGGAATAATTGTCTATGTAATTAAACGCAACCGACGCGAAAAAGTATTTGTAAAACCCCTGGCTGAGCACCGCGGTGACGCTGTGTCGCCTGTCGATGCGATCTTCATTATAGAGCAGAGGTTTCGCCTTATAGTCTTTCTCTGCCCACTGGTATCTCAGGAAGACTTCAGTGTTCGTGGGAAATCTCACAAAGTAGGAGATACCGTAGAACGGGCTTTCATAGGTAAATCTTCTCTCCCGGGCATCGATATTTTCATATCCCGCGGTCAAGGAAATAATATGCTGCCGGTTGAAGAAATAGAAATTAGGGCCTATCTCATAACGCCTCGTTGTGTTGTCCAGGGCATTGTTGGTATCATCAACGAAACCTTCCTTGCTGTAAGTAAAGGCGCCTCTCAGGCTGAAAAACTGACTGAAGAAGTGTTCGTAGTTCGGATTGACATGGAAAATATAAGAAAGGCGCTCGCTCCCGAAATCCTGCAGTGCGTATCCGACGGGAACTTTAATGATGTCTTGACGACCCACCCACCAAGGGCCGGTATTTATGTCCGTCATAAGGTAGTTGAACTTGCCGTGATAAAAGTAGGCGCTGTTATAGAATTCGAGCGCAGTGTTCCACATGAGTCCCTGTTTGTCACCAATATCGTAGAGTACGTTGGCGCCGAAGTTTGTGATCGATGCCGTCTTAATTTTTTTGATTCTTCGTCGAGGGTCAGCGTTCCACCCGATACGGCAAGATCCTTCTTGTCGGGCCCGGCGCTTATATTGGTGTCCCATTGAATGCCCTGGGAAAAACGGACATTCCAGAAGATTTTCCGGGTGCTCTCTTCAATGGCGGCAAGCAGCCGGTCAATATTCTTTTTTACCTCCTCAGGCGGACGGGCAGCCCTTACCGTTTCCAACTCGCGTTTGGCT
Encoded proteins:
- a CDS encoding glycosyltransferase family 39 protein, whose product is MARKKRRQSIDNIKASTGIASFADQYAHLFVSAFLFLALILRIVALVDLKGSVYFYFLLWDERIYHEWARRIADGTFTSTSVYEFPSLPAYITALIYKLLSPDAFYVRVMNIILGVLTCWLIYLIGKELVNRTIGLASCLIACLYKPLFSTVSSR
- a CDS encoding FecR domain-containing protein; the encoded protein is MKRHLLLMFLFLTLFSMGLLILNYTGDAATNRGRAVSKAKLPEELKNVTIRDYFVGFPGKEVGFIRTVVGHVVVARGDMSQAYYAAPGDKLFEKDVVCTLKSSRCRFRLNGEDVVTMGENAKVGIKSFIDNRIAKTKSATFNMVRGKAMYYSLRLFKYKGSTMNVETPTAVCGVRGTKFGVEVIELEGKPTASLPIIVADVSDTGFRQLAQANQPNYQTNVYCFEGQIQVTSPITGQTTPLGEGQGLNAGGAGLGGSFTTPPGVAQGFQAGTEGSTPGDTGGAGGTGTGNGIGTGTIDTSSITQNQNTNNLTISRPATHVGYVTGLVTYNYGYGGNYLHDIISSSDRQNFDTAASVTVGGASDNMTVQNFTTNSPSITNLTIYETSSGAISNGINKTELGYNAYTEWGQWTQPTAVNISPYYYYFDNKGYYIWGDVTTNPQMASLKGIGLSATYSGNAHGTYWTSSGGADMNGTFSCSVNFVSPSISNFNLSVSGGGHGASIANETGSFSGNTSHFNLNTGGTWTLDGTSGASGSASGSVYGKNGEAIGGRWNMYGEGGKAHGIFQGTK
- a CDS encoding tetratricopeptide repeat protein, with the protein product MDVMWWIGTSAMKSGQIRTAVEKFKKMLVIDPQLHRVRLELAATYFELGRHEEAKRELETVRAARPPEEVKKNIDRLLAAIEESTRKIFWNVRFSQGIQWDTNISAGPDKKDLAVSGGTLTLDEESKKLRRHRSQTSAPTYSTILVTNRDSCGTLRSNSITAPTFITASSTTL